One region of Vespula vulgaris chromosome 9, iyVesVulg1.1, whole genome shotgun sequence genomic DNA includes:
- the LOC127066459 gene encoding uncharacterized protein LOC127066459, whose product MKKGAKCIARTINLSVPNKPKEVQKLVSADITEPCPNLGHGSSSYWTPKPVHVKICTRKDMQRICAPKICVCPPKPARRTKAQIFFIIIVFLMKSATVGTLLYWMYTDGNLPFFPDIDKINIPRLENTRYSMIQKYNRAVIKIMNILVDLPQKTFEKLSSIIYGPEKTSEKTTEDDNTNAEDNIEKPSNDDR is encoded by the exons atgaaaaagggGGCGAAATGCATAGCGCGGACCATCAACCTATCAGTACCAAACAAGCCAAAAGAAGTACAGAAACTTGTCAGTGCCGATATAACAGAACCATGTCCTAATTTGGGACATGGAAGTTCTTCTTATTGGACGCCGAAGCCAGTTCACGTTAAAATTTGTACACGAAAGGATATGCAAAGAATTTGTGCACCGAAG atATGCGTGTGTCCACCGAAGCCAGCGCGAAGAACGAAAgctcaaatatttttcataataatagtTTTTCTAATGAAAAGTGCTACCGTAGGCACTCTTTTATACTGGATGTACACCGATGGTAATTTGCCATTTTTTCCAGACATCGAcaaa ATCAATATACCGCGCCTCGAGAATACGAGGTACTCAatgattcaaaaatataatcgtgCCGTTATTAAGATCATGAATATTCTCGTCGACTTACCGCAGAAAACTTTTGAAAAGCTTTCGAGTATTATCTATGGGCCAGAAAAGACAAGCGAAAAAACGACGGAAGATGATAATACCAACGCCGAGgataatatagaaaa ACCTTCAAACGACGATCGATAG